GGTCTAAAGGTCGACGTGGGTGGTTGTTGGCGGCGAGAAAAAGGAAACGAGAGCCGATGCCCTAATCAGAAACGATGAAGAGATTGCGTGAAAACAACCCTAACTGCGTGAAAACGAAAACCCACAACCACCAAACACACCGGCCGTTGCCGATGAAGAGATTGTCGGCGAAAGACGGTGACAGTGGTGACGGCGGTGGACTATGGGCAGCGTAGGGTTGAGCCGCTGCTTGATCGCGTTTCCCCTCTCCACTCACCTCtccaaaattattattattattataaaaccacatcttttattattattattattataaaaaacgcaaacttttattgagattaaacaaaAGTTTTATAAGAAATTATTGGGCAGCCAAGAGAGAACActgataagaaaatatagtctaaaacacGAGGTAAGATAATAACACttttccgctttatatacattggtttgttcatacattatactacggttacattacgacaaaaaataatgagaaaattgataattttgttttaaaaataataatgtatatatgtatcgaataataattaataatgtcaaatgtttttgtgtcggtttttaaaaataataatttgtatataacttttctaaactgaatttataggatttgaacttataggatctgaactgaactgaactgaacttatagaatctgaactgaactgaacttataggatctgaactgaacttataggatctgaactgaactgaacttataggatctgaactaaacttataggatctgatctgaactgaacttaacttataggatctgaagttaaTTTAagttaagtgactttaagtccaaaagaacagggtcttactcatataagaaaaaaatgagatttttccattaaattattatctttttgggatctacactagtttttTACTAGTTTAGAACCCATGCAAAACTACACGGGCATGTATAGATAAGGGTTTACAATTTTATATTTATATCATTATAGTAATAAGAGTATATAACATTTTACGTAAATGATCCAcattagattaaaattaacttgttGCTTTAGTGCGTTAACCATAAATTGATTCAACATTGACATGAAGGATTGACCTATAAAAAGAGAAAGCTATATTATATTCTTTGCCGCAATGGATTAACCAAAAGAATTAGGGTGATGCTCATTCATGGACGCAAACGACCGTTTACCCCTTTTATTTCGATTCCCAAATTTTCAATTTCCCTCTCTATTCAATTCCACCATGCACCTCCCTCCCCCACTCCTGCCACCACCTTGCCATTGCCCTTCCCGGCCTCAGCTTGCCGCCAACGACAGATTGCTAAACCACCTCAGGCCACCAACATCGACCATCTCAGGCCACCATCATCGACCATTTGCCTCGGACTTTTTGCTTCAAGCCTCGGATTGACCACCACCATCCCCTATGGCATAGCACTTACCCACGACCACCAACCTCACTTACACCAGCCCCACGACAACCACATCCAACGACCCCACACTTACGCTACCGCCGCCCTGCCCTATGCCCTCCCGGCGACCAGTCACCCCGACCCCAACCACAATTTATTCCATAAAACTCTAGATGTAAAACTAAGCCCAATCAATTTGAATTTAGATACATTTGAAGCAAAAAAGTGATGCATTGTTAATGGATATAGAACAATAATTTGTTCAATATATGAATTAAGTGCACCATTGATGAATTTGGTAGGATTTTATTAATTTGTTAGAGGAAGAGAAGAATAGAGAAGTTTTTTTATAGAAAAAGGTCTGTGATAAGTAGAACACGTACATGAAAGAACAACTACGAAGAATTATATATACTCCCTATCAGGGGCGGCCCATGGGTAGAGCAATTCAGCTCTCTGCACAGGGGCCCATTAAGATAAAGGGCCCCAAATTTTTAAGTCCAGCCCATTAATTTGTAGAAAGAAAAAAATCATCATCGATTTATCATGGGCCCAAAACAACACAGTAAATAAGGCCTATCTTTACTTATTCGGCAAAGTATATCGTATATGTGATGTGTCCATTTCATCAAGTCCAATCTATTTAAAGTCATATTCACTCTATTTTGTTATTCCCTCCTAACAATCTTCACCTTGGATTTTGAAGTCATATTCACTCCATTTTGTTATTCTCTCTTAACCATCTTCACcttgaaaaaaaaatatttatatttatatagttGATAAATTTACTCTGACTGACTTTATTTTAGGGCAGCTATTTCAAAACTAATAGTGAAAATTGCACCGAAAATTTACGGATTTTGTGTTACAATTTCGAGATCTTTTCTCAAACTTAGTTGTGTTTTAGTTCATGTAAATGAAGAAGGGTTACTTCCAACGAGTAGATGGATTAATATTTAGTGGTTCTAATTTAAGGCCTCCGATGAATATTCCGAACAGAGCCACTGAAATTCATTGGCCGCCCCTGCTCCctatcaattatttatttacttttttttaagTCTTTGAGTGGTATTTTAATCAACAATTAGTCTCACtttagacgggtatatccgtctaaagtgtaGACGAGTCAAATATATCACCACTTATATAATAAGTCAAAGTGGTGACATCCCACTTGTTAtttgtcttattatgaaagtggtgtgatatttgacccgtctacaactttagacggatagcgtccgtctaaagtgagaatttgtgtttaatcaaaggtaaacatataATTGAGACGGAGGGGTAACACAAATTGATGGATCGCTAGAATACTCCCCTATAAGCAGTTTTAGCCTACGAATTTAGGATCGCCTCATAAAAACCGGTAACTATATATATACATGCGCTTCCAAAATCAAATTAAACCCAAGATCATAAATGTAGGATGCGAACAAATATTTTAAGGATGTATTATTAAATCCGGTGTTCCAGGGAAATAaaagaagaactaagaagatcaaTAAAAAAAGGTCAAGTTTGCATAATCATCAATCTTTTACTCTTATATGAAAATGACTAATATGAAAATGACTATACCAACTTAATCATACATCTATATCGCTTTTTTAATAAAATGAAAGTTGGTattagaaaatcaaaaactttacGAACAATATTAATCATTAACACTATCTTGGTATTTAAGACTGTCTTAATTTAAGACGACTCTTACAATAAATTATAATAGAGGGGAACTAAAAGAAGGTTGTAAAACGTCTTAAATTAAGACGGTATTTAGCTGTGTTACTCAGACACGACGACACGTGTCGGTGTCGGACACGTGTCGGCGTGTCCGACACGAAATTTCTGAAATTTTTCGACACGCTGACATGGTCAACGGTGTGTCTTGACCAAAATAATGGACACGATACGACACGGCATTGAAAACCTCAAGCctattaaattttttttaaaaagaaaaataaataaaagttagATAAAATACTTCTGTAGGAAGTTTAATGGGGAAGAGTTCACATCATAACTTCAAATTTATTTACTGTATACAGTTGGAAAGCAATTTTAAAATAAGAAAAAGTAAAAGTTTagtataataattaattaatccttgggagaggaAAAGGTCTACACACTACCCTTTTGAAATAAAACCCTACCTACCACCTTTCACTGCTTTCAGCCGCAATAAACATATTATATTGTCTTGAACCTCCTttctctctcctctttattttcttTCCTAAGCAATCACTATTCACCTCGACATTCCTGTGAATCTCTGGGTAAACTTCAGATCTTCATCTTCACCTAGCACTGACGACATTCTTAAGTGTAGTCGGATCTTGGTGAAGACCAAGATCTAAAATCGTTCAAGAACTTCACGAGGAGCAACAACTCGGGTAAGGTAAGTTTTATCAGAGTCTGTCGTGCGTGTCGGAGTCGTGTCTATCTCCGGCGTGTCTGACACGTATCACGTGTCGTGTCGGCACATGTGTCGTGTCTGACACGCGACACGACGGAGGTGGGACGTGTCGGAGTAACACaggtatttagctagacatgctCCCAAAAATTAATCTCCATTTCTTTATATTGAAGATCTCTTATGTAAAATTTTCATATCTTTTGCCGATCCGATTCAATACAAAATATTTAAAAAGAATTCATAAAAGTTGCCAGAAATATGTACTTAAGAAAAAGTAGGGTACGTAATTGGAGTGCACAATAGTCAATGAACTCAAATTTGAGTACCAAAACAACTTTTTTACAGTAAATTGTGTGAAATTATATTACAAAGCAGAGAATTTATTAAAAGATAGCATGAAGTAGAGTGGCAAAATTATATTAAAACCTACAATTCACATTTACCCTTTTTATATCCTAAAATTAAATGATAAAAcgtaaaaatattaattaaaatcgTTGATGGAAATTATGATGAACAAATAACTCGAAAAAATATGCAGCTTTGTAAAAGGGTAGAACCGGACACATGAATAATATTTGTATAAATCAACTTAGCGATGCAgaaaactataataataataaaaattaattGCAGAAATTGATGTATGACTAACTGGGGAGTATGACATTAAAGAATTTGTATTTTTGGCAAACATAATCTTGGAGAAAGATAGGATAGTTTTTATAAAGAaggtaataatatataaatatatgtAAGCATCTTTAGAGTTTCGGTTAGGCGGGAAAAAATTTAACGGTAGTGTGACACGTGTCAAGTTTAATGAATAATGGTTCCTCTATTATACttttatatagatatagatatagatatagattatATGActtaaaagaaaaaagaaagttttttattatactccctcctattcactattttcttccctatttcctaaaacggattattcaggttttcttcctctttcttattttgaaaacttttacttttattttactCATCCCTCTCTCATATCACCAAACCTCagccaactcttttactcctattttattacttttcttaatgttttggccgcacaattccttatttaactcctaattattcattcTCTTTTCTATCACCAAAcctcacccaactcttttactcctactTTATTGTCCGCCTTAATATTCGTGCCCACAAACAATGGAAAGAAAATAGAGACTAGGAGGGAGGACGACTTAGGCCTTGTCTTTTTGGACTGAAAcgaatctgatctgaactgaactgaacttataggatctgaactaaactgaacttataggatctgaactgaactgaacttataggatctgaactgaacttataggatcttaactgaactgaacttataggatctgaactgaactgaacttattggatctgaactaaacttataggatctgaattgaactgaacttatatgatctgaactgaacttacatGATCCgaacttaaattaatttaaattaaatatgattattattattattagggttttttgataacttataccttgaataacttgctttttaaaatcttatacctaagataactttctttaaaatcttatacctaaaataacattttcttccaaacttgataccaaatcttaAAACAATGCCTTAAATTGAGGATTTTGCCCTTACTAATTTAATGGTTTTTAGTGCTTGTAATTTTGGATGTGTGGGTTAATAGGTGGGAAAAGAATGGTGGTGTTTAATTAGTAAGGAGAAGATTGTCAATTAAGAGCTTTTTTCGAtatttggtatcaagtttggaagttattgttattgttattgttattattattgttattattattattattattattattattattattattattattattattattattattattattattattatttattttataaaaccacatcttttattattattattattattataaaaaaacgcaaacttttattgagattaaacaaaAGTTTTATAAGAAATTATTGGGCAGCCAAGAGAGAACActgataagaaaatatagtctaaaacacgaggtaagataataacatttttccgctttatatacattggtttgttcatacattatactacggttacattacgacaaaaaataatgagaaaattgataattttgttttaaaaataataatgtatatatgtatcgaataataattaataatgtcaaatgtttttgtgtcggtttttaaaaataatactttgtgtataacttttctaaactgaatttataggatctgaacttataggatcgaatcgaatcgaacttatagaatcgaatcgaatcgaacttataggatctcgaatcgaacttataggatcgatctcgaatcgaatcgaacttataagatctgaagtgaacttaagttaagtgactttaagttcaaaagaacagggcctttgTATGTACTCGAGAGGAGCTAAACTTAGTCTAGAGGTGGTTGAATGCAAATTCTATTCAAGTGATTAGATTGTTAAGGGTAAAATTTCAGactcttgttaatttattttgaGGACTTGAACTGAATTATAGTTAAGGTTAAAAGATGCTTTAGGGAGATAAAATAGTTTTAAATGGACAAAACGAAAAAGTAACCGAACGAATGGATCAAATTTGAAATTTAACCATGGAAATTTCATCATAGAGAGTGcgaaaaaatcaaagtaaaatacGATGACTTGCAAGCATATATAATCAAAATTGTTAAAGATTACGATTGAGAGTGAAAGATTGAGAGTGAAAGTTGTGTGTTTTCTCATTCATCGAGTACGGTATTTATACAACGTAATACGGTGTGTATACATTAAATGCACCAAAGACATTTGCCATATTACTGTAGTAAATGTAGACTTATGGGAGGATGGTGGAGTAAATCCCGGAGGTGAGATTTTCACCTTGACTTTGTGTTTACAACACTCCCCCTTGGAAATTTCACCTTATAATTACTTGGATTGTACTATATGCTTTGAAGGGTACTACCTCATTAAAAACCTTGTCAGTAAAAACCCAATGGGATAAAACCTGActaagggaaaaagagtgtagtACATATAGTACTCCCCCTGAATTCAACACATATCCTTGAGCCGTCTCATTCCGATCTTGCGAACTAGTTCTTGGAATTGCTTTGATGGTAGTGACTTTGTGAACAAGTCTGCAAGGTTCTCGCTTGACCTGACTTGTTGGATGTCAATTGTTCCTTGTTCTTGAAGATCATGTGTGAAAAAGAATTTTGGAGCTATATGCTTAGTTCTATCTCTTTTGATATATCCTTCCTTTACTTGAGCTATACACGCCGTATTATCCTCGTATATTATTGTCGGATGATCACTTGTCTTGATATCGCATTCCTTTTCAATGTACTGTATCATGGATCTCAACCATACACATTCTCTTGAAGCTTCGTACAATGCAATTAATTCTGCATGATTTGATGATGTGGCAGTCAAAGTTTGCTTTGTTGACTTCCAGGATATGGTTGTACCGCCATATGTAAATACATATCCTGTCTGAGATTTTGCCTTTTGTGGGTCTGACAAGTATCCAAAGATTCGCATATCCAATCAACGTAGCATCTTTCTTTCTAGGATAAAATAATCCTAAATCTTGGGTTCCTTGAAGGTACCTTAACAAGTGTTTAACTCCATTCCAATGTCTTTTAGTTGGTGATGCACTAAACCTTGCTAGTAAGTTAACCGAAAATGCTATATCTGGTCGAGTATTATTTGCCAAATACATTAATGCACCTATTGCACTAAGATATGGTACTTCTGGTCCTAGGATATCTTCGTTGGTTTCTCTTGACCTAAATTCGTCCTTTTCAACACTAAGAGAGCGAACAACCATTGGAGAACTAAGTGGATGTGATCTAGCCATTCCAAATCTTTGTATGACTCTTTGGGTGTAATTTTCTTGGTGAATAAGGACTCCATTCTTAAGATGCTCGATTTGTAGTCCAAGGCAAAATTTTGTTCGTCCGAGATCTTTCATCTCGAATTCTTTCATTAGATATTTTGCCGTGACTTCAAGCTCGGTTGGAGTTCCAATGATGTTTAAATCATCGACATACACCGCAATGATTGTGAATCCATTACATGTTTTCCTAATAAAAACACATGGACTAATGGGATCATTTTTGTAACCTTCTTTCACAAGATATTCTTTCAGACGATTATACCACATTCGCCCTGACTGCTTTAATCCATATAAAGACTTTTGCAGTTTGATACAAAACATCTCCCGAGGTAGTTTAGAGTTGTAATCGTTGGGCATTTTCACTCCATCTGGGATTTTCATGTATATATCAGTGTCAAGTGACCCATATAAATATGCAGTCACGACATCCATAAGGCGCATGTATAATCCCTTTGATACTGCAAGGCCAGTTAGGAATCTTAGAGTTGTTGCATCAACTACAGGAGAATATGTCTCATCATAATCAACTCCTGGCATTTGCGAGAACCCTTGTGCAACAAGTCTtgctttatatcttacaatttcatttttctcatttcgtTTCCTGATGAAGACCCATTTATGCCCTACCGGTTTTACATTCTTTGGTGTTTGTATTATCGGGCCAAAAACTTCTCTTTTTTCAAAAGACTTCAATTCTGCTTTTATTGCTTCCTCCCATTTTGGCCAGTCGTGTCTTTGACGACACTCGTTAACAGATTTTGGCTCAATATCATTTTTGTCTGTCATGATTTCTGTTGCGATGGAGCATACAAATATTTCGTCGATATTGACTTCGACTCGGTTATATTCAATTCCCGTATGAACATAATTCATTGAGATTTCTTGGTTGTCATCATTTACATTTTCCAAAGTTTGATCTCTCGGTAACTCTAGTAGTGTTTCTTCTTCACTATCTTTATCACATGATATTTCCTTTTGTTTCTTCGATTTTCTAGGTTTGAGATCCTTTGAGCCCGGTGGTCTCCCACGTTTCCTACGTGCCATAGATTGTTCTGCTATTAACTTGTCAGAGTTTTCTATAGGAATGTCAATTCTGGCAGGCGCATTTGCTGCTGGAATATGAGACTTTGTGACCCCTTTTGAGTTTGTAAATGCATCAGGTAATTGATTAACAACACTTTGCAAATGAATTATCTTTTGTACTTCTTGATTACAAGAACCATTTCTTGGATCAGTGTATAATAATGAATCTGCATTCCATGTAATTTCTTTTGGTCGTTGGTCCACTTTCCTTTCTCCCCCTAAGACTGGGAATGTATGTTCGTCAAAATGACAATCGGCAAATCGTGCCGTGAATAAATCTCCAGTCATAGGTTCAAGGTATTTAATAATACTTGGAGAAATGAATCCAACATATATACCCAGTCTTCGTTGTGGACCCATTTTAGTCCTTTGGGGTGGAGCAATTGGTACAAAAACAGAGCAACCAAATGTTCTTAAATGTGATATATTTGGTGGGTGTCCCGTTACCAGTTGTAAGGGGGAAAATTTATGATATGCAGTAGGCCTTAACCGGGTTAAGGTTTCTGCATGTAGAATAGCATGTCCCCATGCTGATGTTGGTAATTTTGATTTCATTAGTAGCGGCCTAGCTGTTTGCTGCAATCTTTTTATCATTGCCTCGGCCAGTCCATTTTGTGTATGGACGTGTGCTACTGGGTGTTCAACATCTATGCCAATCGACATACAATACTCATTAAATGCTTGAGAAGTAAACTCCCCCGCATTATCCAGACGAATTTTCTTAATATTCTGATCTGGAAATTGCGTTCGTAGTCTGATTATCTGAGCAAGTAATTTCGCAAGAGCAAAATTCCTTGTGGAAAGAAGGGTTACATATGACCATCTCGTAGATGCGTCAATTAGTACCATAAAATATCGAAATGGTCCACATTGTGGGTTAATTGGGCCACATATATCACCTTGAATCCTTTCAAGGAATCCGGGTGATTCATTCTTAATTTTGCTTGTCGATGGTCTTGTAATAAATTTTCCCAGTGAACATGCACTGCAAGGAAAATCACTAGATTTTATTACCCTGACATTCTTTAAAGGGTGTCCCCGTGAACTTTCAATAATTTTTGTCATCATGCCAGGTCCTGGATGACCTAACCTATCATGCCACAAAGTGAATGCGGTCTTATCATTTATTTTTGTTGATGACATCATGCTAGTTATAATGGGATTTATATGTGTATAATATAAACCAGAAGAGTATGATGGCATTTTCTCAGATATGCATTTCTTGcccaattttattattgttaggcATAAGTATTCTTTAGAATTTTCTGTCATGGTTTCAATATGATAACCATTTTGTCGCATATCTTTGAAACTGATCAGGTTTCGTTGCGACTTGCTCGAGTATAGCGCTTTATGTATTGTTATGCTTGTTCCCATTGGGAGTATGATGATAGCTTTTCCACAACCTTCAATTATTTCAGCGTTGCCGCATATAGTATTCACATATGCTTTAATTGGCATTAATTCTGTGAAATATTTTTGCTGTTTCAAGATAGTGTGAGTTGTGCCGCTATCTATTAAGCATGCTTCTGCATCGGTTGTCATATctaaaacattaaaataaagactattaatattgtttaataattatgtttaggATGCAATGAAAATGGAAACTAGTATATTACATTATTTGAGGTAAGAAATAAAAGCATATTAAACATGGATGCATAGTAAGATTTAAAATATAGGTAACATATTTTCTACATAGTAGATGTCATATTGAATCCACTACTCCCGGCGCCATCATCCAGAAAGTAGTTTGCCGTTTCGATCATGTCTGATTCAAGCATGTCAGTCTCAACCATGTTTGATTTAGGCATATTGGATGTTAATGGTATGGCATCAGTAATAAAATGTGCCTCAGGCCTTTTATTCTTTTGCACGATGGATGCCTGGTAGAGGTCGACAAAGTGTTTTGGCGTGCGACACGCGCGAGCCCAGTGTCCTCCTAGACCACACTTATTACAAGTAGTTCTAGGTTTTTCAATATTTTCGGGATAAGCCTTCCGCTTTCCGTAATGTGGTTTTTTAAACGTATTTTGACCTCTACTTAGGCCAGAACCACGTCCTCTACCGCGTCCTCGCTTATTGATCCAGCGTCCACGCCCACTTCTAGCAACAAAATTTGCCTCAGGTATTGCAATAGATCCACTTGGCCTCAAATTATCGTTTTTCAACAAAACATTGTCATTTTGTTCAGCGACTAAAAGTATTGCAATAAGGTCagtgaatttttcaattttgctTTGCCTTATTTGTCTTTGAAAATCAATATTGCGTTTGCCCATAGTTGAGAATGTTTTCTCGATTTTAGTGTAGTCGCTAACTTCATGACCACAATACTCCAATTGTGAGGCAATGCGAAATAGGGCCGAATTATATTCGTTTTCAAGTAAAATCTTGGAAACGTAAGTTTTCCCATTCATGGCGAAGTTTAGGGAGTAGAGGACATCTTGTTGATGTCCAAACCTTTCCTCAAGGCGAGCCCATAATTGAGAAGAGTCTCTTATTCGCAAATACTCATTTTTTAGCCCTTCATCCATATGATGTCGTATAAATATATGAGCATGTTGCTTTTCTTGGTAGGTACCAAAATTACCTACCTCAACAAAGATGATCGAGGCCCTTGGCTCCCAAATGGGCTATGACATCGTCTTTCCATAGCAGAATTTCGCCCGGATAAATCAAGAATATCGAAGTCTCTTTTGGCAATGTGAGACATTTTTCTATGTaacgtaaaaaaaataaaaactgttAGAAAACAAGAATAGTTATGTTCAAGTTTTCTACCTTAATTAATTCAACATTATTACCTTATTGCGGTTAGTGGTCTTGTTATTCATTTATTATAATTCAAATTGGTCATAGATTAAGATTATTTAAAGGAAGATAATTCAGCTTAATCaaaagattacaataaaattaatataaaagcataaataaCAATATGTAACAAGAGCTAAATATGCATAAAACTTACTTATTATTCATAATATGAGCTAAAAACATAGCGAAAAGGGCAActaatacaattattattatcattaaccAACTAAGCCGGGTTTCTAACTCACGAAGATTTTTCTTAATAGAGCGCATGAGCTCGTCTTCGGGTATTGTATCCTTATTATTatccatttttttttgttttttctcgtGATTTTGGATAAGGGAAGAAGATTTTGGATAAGATAAGAAGTGAGTAAAATGATAGAGTTTATAAGGGTTTTATAGGGGTTAAAAATACTGTAGCGTCGGTggtaatagtgataatattaaaggaaaaaaaaaatattaaacttaAAGAAAATGTTTACGATTATCAATGAGATATTCAAATAAAATTAGAAACAAGATATAATACATATGGAAGGATATTAGGCTCTTAATGCATACTACATATGATATTAATACTATCTTAGACATGCAATTACAACTTCTATTTTCAAATTATTATACTTATATTTTACTTATTATACCAATCAAACTTGACTTTTGCTACACCTAACTATGACTTTTGCTACAC
The Silene latifolia isolate original U9 population chromosome 11, ASM4854445v1, whole genome shotgun sequence genome window above contains:
- the LOC141613650 gene encoding uncharacterized protein LOC141613650 — translated: MDEGLKNEYLRIRDSSQLWARLEERFGHQQDVLYSLNFAMNGKTYVSKILLENEYNSALFRIASQLEYCGHEVSDYTKIEKTFSTMGKRNIDFQRQIRQSKIEKFTDLIAILLVAEQNDNVLLKNDNLRPSGSIAIPEANFVARSGRGRWINKRGRGRGRGSGLSRGQNTFKKPHYGKRKAYPENIEKPRTTCNKCGLGGHWARACRTPKHFVDLYQASIVQKNKRPEAHFITDAIPLTSNMPKSNMVETDMLESDMIETANYFLDDGAGSSGFNMTSTM